GTCCGGTCATGCCTTCGGTCGCTTTGGCACGGATGAATATGTCCGAAATACGATCGGTATAATTGGACGGCTCGACATTGATTTCCAGTATCGAGGTTCCGTTGCTCTTGGCCAGCGGCGGGATCAATGCCGCCGGCATCACTTCACCGGTGGTGCCGATTAGAATAAAGAGATCCGACATTTGCGCTTCCAGAACCGCCTTGGAATAAACTTCCTGAGGAACGGTCTCGCCGAAAAAGACAAAATCCGGTTTCAAGAGGCCGCCGCATTGACGACAGCAGGGGGGAAGCTCATCGAGATTGATCTGCGATACATGATACCGCCCGGCGCAATTGTCACAGATCAGGTACTGTGAATTGCCGTGGAACTCATATACTTCTTTGCTTCCGGCCGCTTGATGGAGATTGTCGATATTTTGCGTGATGACGGTCTGGAGTATTTCTTTCTTTTCCAGTTCGGCCAGGGCCAGATGTGCGGCATTGGGTCTGGCACTGCCGAAAAAATCATAAAATATTTCCTTGATGACCGGCCATGATTTAGCCGGATGCGCCCGGAAATAATTTATCTCCAGGTAGCCCGGGTCGTACTTCTCCCATAATCCGCCCTCGCCGCGGAAGGGCGGGATACCACTCTCGACCGAAATCCCCGCACCGGTAAAAGCGGTGATTCTTTGGGAACTCCTGACCAGTTCGGCCGCCTGATTGAAAATACTCATGATATCGACGTCGATGAAAAATTATGGATTTACGATGATTCTCGACTGACCTTTCGGCAGGACCTTGCCAATAACGGCCGCATGCGCGATACCATTGTCGGTCAGTGTTCTGATTAAATCATCCGCCTTATTCCCCGCGGCCGATATCAGCAATCCGCCGGAAGTCTGGGCATCATTCAAAATCAGCTGCATGATCTCGGAAATTTTTGAATCATACTTTACATTGGGTGCGGTAAAGGCGAAATTGTCGCGCGTCCCTCCGGGGATAACGCCCGACACCGCCAGGTCCATGGTTCCGGGCAGAAGCGGCACCGAGCCGGCGCCGATCACGGCCGTCTTATCCGATCCGGCCATCATTTCCATCAAATGTCCCAGCAGGCCGAAACCGGTTATATCGGTGGCGGCATTGACTCCGACCGATTGCATGGCCTCGGCGGCGGCTTTATTCAACGCTGTCATGGTCTCCACCAGCGTCTTTTCATGCGCCTTTTCCAGCAAACCCTGTTTCATGGCGGTCGAGAGAATTCCGGTGCCGATCGGTTTGGTCAAAATCAACACATCACCTTCCTGGGCGGTCCGGTTAGTGACGATACGCGCCGGATCGATCAGCCCGGTCACGGCGAGGCCGTATTTCGGCTCGGTGTCATCGACCGTATGTCCGCCGATGATGGCAATTCCCGCCTCGTCGGCGACCGCCTGCGCCCCGGCAAGCATTTTTTCCAGGACTTCCATCGGCAGACGGTTGCTCGGGAAACCGACCACATTGAGAGCGAAAATCGGCCTTCCGCCCATGGCATATATATCGCTGAGCGAATTGGCGGCGGCAATGGCCCCGAACTGAAACGGATCATCCACAATCGGCGTGAAAAAATCAACCGTCTGCACGATGGCGGTTTTATCGTCGATACGATATACCGCGGCATCATCCGATGTATCGGTTCCGACCAGAATATTGGCATCATGCGGCGCCGGCATCTTTCTGAGGATCTCCTCGAGAAGCTGCGGCCGCAATTTACAGGCACATCCCAGGCCATGCGTGTATTGAGTTAATTTGATTTCACCCGCGGCCGCTGTGACAATGGCCGCCCCGGTCGGCTGAAGTCGCTGCACGACGGAAATGATTTCTTCGATGGTACGATCGATCTCATCCGCGGTCGTGAACCGGCCGATCGAAAAGCGAATGGTCCCCATGGCGTACTCAAGCGGAACCTTCATGGCCTGCAGGACACTGGAGACATCGATATTGTCGCTATGGCAGGCGGCACCGGCCGAGGCCGCGACTCCCTTCAACTCCGAGAGAATGGTATTGGCTTCCAGCCCTCTGAAACTGATACTGGCGGTGTTGGGCAGACGCCTGTCGTAATGACCATTGATTTTTATATCCGGATATTTTTGTTTGATGCCGTTCTCCAGCCGATCGCGCAGTTTTTTCAGATGCGGCTGATGTTTCTCCAGTTCCGCCTCGACCAATTCGCAGGCTTTGCCCAGGCCGACCATCTCAATCACATTCTCGGTTCCGGCCCGTTTATTCATCTCATGGTCGGCGCCATGCACCTGCTTCTCGAGTTTGATGCCGGACCTGATGTACAGCGCGCCGATGCCCTTGGGCGCATACAGTTTGTGTCCGGCAATCGAAAGCAGATCGACATCGAGCTCATCGACTCGCACCGGCACCTTGCCGATCGACTGGGCGCAGTCGGAATGAAACAGGATACCGTGCCTGTGGGCAATTCCGGCCAGTTCGGCGATCGGTTCGATCGTGCCCACTTCGTTATTGGCATGCATGATGGTCACCAGGATCGTCTGCGGCGTGATGGCATCCTCGAGCCGGGCGGGATCGACCAGGCCATATTCATCCACCGGTAAATAAGTGACCCGACAGCCGGATTCTTCGAGATATTTGCAGACCTCGGTAACCGCTGGGTGTTCAATCGCCGACGTTATGATATGATTGCCTTTGTCGCGATAGGCCCGCGCCACCCCTTTGATGGCATAATTGTTCGATTCCGAACCGCCGCTGGTAAATATGATTTCATAGGCGTTGCACCCGAGCATCAAAGCGATCTGTTTTCGGGCGGTTTCGACCGCCTTTTTAGCGGTAATGCCATAGTCATGACTGCTGGACGGGTTGCCGAAATGTTCGTGGATATAGGGAAGCATCGCCTCGGCCACCCGCGGGTCAATCGGCGTGGTCGCATTGTAATCAAGATATATCGGTTTCATAGTACGTCTCTATCCCTGCCGGTACAGGAAGCCGAATGTATGATATGCCGTCTATCGGGCTCTCATACCGGCGATTTTGACCGCGCCCCGGTGATAACCGTCGGGGAACAGCTTCTCCAGTTCTT
This is a stretch of genomic DNA from candidate division Zixibacteria bacterium HGW-Zixibacteria-1. It encodes these proteins:
- a CDS encoding RNA polymerase subunit sigma yields the protein MSIFNQAAELVRSSQRITAFTGAGISVESGIPPFRGEGGLWEKYDPGYLEINYFRAHPAKSWPVIKEIFYDFFGSARPNAAHLALAELEKKEILQTVITQNIDNLHQAAGSKEVYEFHGNSQYLICDNCAGRYHVSQINLDELPPCCRQCGGLLKPDFVFFGETVPQEVYSKAVLEAQMSDLFILIGTTGEVMPAALIPPLAKSNGTSILEINVEPSNYTDRISDIFIRAKATEGMTGLMQALGISFVSD
- a CDS encoding selenide, water dikinase SelD, which produces MKPIYLDYNATTPIDPRVAEAMLPYIHEHFGNPSSSHDYGITAKKAVETARKQIALMLGCNAYEIIFTSGGSESNNYAIKGVARAYRDKGNHIITSAIEHPAVTEVCKYLEESGCRVTYLPVDEYGLVDPARLEDAITPQTILVTIMHANNEVGTIEPIAELAGIAHRHGILFHSDCAQSIGKVPVRVDELDVDLLSIAGHKLYAPKGIGALYIRSGIKLEKQVHGADHEMNKRAGTENVIEMVGLGKACELVEAELEKHQPHLKKLRDRLENGIKQKYPDIKINGHYDRRLPNTASISFRGLEANTILSELKGVAASAGAACHSDNIDVSSVLQAMKVPLEYAMGTIRFSIGRFTTADEIDRTIEEIISVVQRLQPTGAAIVTAAAGEIKLTQYTHGLGCACKLRPQLLEEILRKMPAPHDANILVGTDTSDDAAVYRIDDKTAIVQTVDFFTPIVDDPFQFGAIAAANSLSDIYAMGGRPIFALNVVGFPSNRLPMEVLEKMLAGAQAVADEAGIAIIGGHTVDDTEPKYGLAVTGLIDPARIVTNRTAQEGDVLILTKPIGTGILSTAMKQGLLEKAHEKTLVETMTALNKAAAEAMQSVGVNAATDITGFGLLGHLMEMMAGSDKTAVIGAGSVPLLPGTMDLAVSGVIPGGTRDNFAFTAPNVKYDSKISEIMQLILNDAQTSGGLLISAAGNKADDLIRTLTDNGIAHAAVIGKVLPKGQSRIIVNP